One genomic region from Streptomyces venezuelae encodes:
- a CDS encoding DUF5691 domain-containing protein, with amino-acid sequence MNTRATPPAPYTASSDSGGDGGRGGDTDDSARLWEELVTSALLGTDRRPPTALAGTTGAGTPGAGPAGGDLAGTLLDAAALHTVRRRAGLRPGPAAPPLDPAPEDPRRPLPEAARRRLDQLLAGRAAPSPAAGRRGAAPDLAELLPQWLTLANERGYKAPPAALPALLDAARARTDLRPHALRLAGPRGLWLASLNPEWRFALRGAGAAGRLPSPEDSEGVRALWDEGLFAERVALLAAVRTGDAAAGRALLASTWTAERAEDRLMFLDSLRTGLSDADEEFLEAALADRSRNVRATAAELLAALPASAFAGRMAGRAATCVGLDRTAESPTISVEAPHECDAAMERDGVVATPPAGRGERSWWLGQLVEAAPLACWITRFGGRTPEEIVALPVADDWQGELHAAWCRAAVRQRDASWSRALLGAPAVPPATGPGTSSLAERAQLLATLPADERAHWVAAFVAAHGLSEAFQLLGVCAVPWAGPLGAAVIDALDIARDAGSYPWSFSGVMGLAERCLSPEAARHLDSLTALPDEEEDAAPGAGGYWSEAFQRLVSTLRLRAAMHAELSGGPEPTGAAT; translated from the coding sequence ATGAACACGCGCGCGACGCCCCCGGCCCCGTACACCGCGAGCTCGGACAGCGGCGGCGACGGCGGCCGTGGCGGTGACACCGACGACAGCGCTCGCCTCTGGGAGGAGCTCGTCACCTCCGCACTGCTCGGCACGGACCGACGGCCGCCCACGGCCCTCGCGGGCACGACCGGCGCGGGCACGCCGGGCGCCGGCCCGGCGGGCGGGGACCTCGCGGGTACGCTGCTCGACGCCGCCGCGCTGCACACCGTACGGCGCAGGGCGGGGCTGCGCCCCGGGCCCGCCGCGCCCCCGCTCGACCCCGCGCCGGAGGACCCGCGCCGGCCGCTGCCCGAGGCGGCCCGGAGGCGGCTCGACCAGCTCCTCGCCGGGCGGGCCGCGCCGTCGCCCGCGGCCGGGAGGCGCGGGGCCGCTCCCGACCTCGCCGAACTGCTGCCCCAGTGGCTGACCCTCGCCAACGAGCGCGGGTACAAGGCACCGCCCGCCGCCCTGCCCGCCCTGCTCGACGCGGCCAGGGCCCGCACCGACCTGCGCCCCCACGCCCTCCGGCTCGCCGGGCCGCGCGGCCTGTGGCTGGCCTCCCTCAACCCCGAGTGGCGGTTCGCCCTGCGCGGTGCGGGCGCGGCCGGCCGTCTCCCGTCCCCCGAGGACTCCGAGGGCGTCAGGGCCCTGTGGGACGAGGGCCTGTTCGCCGAGCGGGTCGCGCTGCTGGCCGCCGTACGGACCGGGGACGCGGCGGCCGGTCGCGCCCTCCTGGCGTCCACCTGGACCGCCGAGCGCGCGGAGGACCGGCTGATGTTCCTGGACTCGCTGCGGACCGGGCTCTCCGACGCGGACGAGGAGTTCCTGGAGGCCGCCCTCGCCGACCGCAGCCGCAACGTCCGCGCGACCGCCGCCGAACTGCTCGCCGCCCTGCCCGCCTCGGCGTTCGCGGGCCGGATGGCCGGCCGGGCCGCCACCTGCGTCGGCCTCGACCGGACGGCGGAGTCGCCCACGATCTCCGTCGAGGCGCCGCACGAGTGCGACGCGGCGATGGAGCGCGACGGTGTCGTGGCGACCCCGCCGGCGGGGCGGGGCGAGCGTTCCTGGTGGCTGGGCCAGCTCGTCGAGGCCGCCCCCCTCGCCTGCTGGATCACCCGGTTCGGCGGACGGACCCCGGAGGAGATCGTGGCCCTGCCGGTCGCCGACGACTGGCAGGGCGAACTGCACGCCGCCTGGTGCCGGGCGGCCGTACGGCAGCGGGACGCGTCCTGGTCCCGCGCGCTGCTCGGCGCCCCCGCCGTGCCGCCCGCCACCGGCCCCGGGACCTCGTCGCTGGCCGAGCGTGCCCAGCTCCTCGCGACGCTCCCGGCGGACGAGCGGGCCCACTGGGTCGCCGCCTTCGTCGCCGCCCACGGCCTGTCGGAAGCCTTCCAACTGCTCGGTGTCTGCGCCGTGCCCTGGGCCGGGCCGCTGGGCGCCGCCGTGATCGACGCCCTCGACATCGCCCGGGACGCGGGCAGTTATCCCTGGAGCTTCAGCGGGGTGATGGGACTCGCCGAGCGCTGTCTCTCCCCGGAGGCGGCGCGCCACCTGGACTCCCTGACGGCCCTGCCCGACGAGGAGGAGGACGCCGCGCCCGGCGCGGGCGGCTACTGGTCCGAGGCCTTCCAGCGCCTGGTCTCCACCCTCCGGCTGCGCGCCGCGATGCACGCCGAGCTCAGCGGCGGTCCCGAGCCCACCGGGGCCGCCACCTGA
- a CDS encoding cobalamin B12-binding domain-containing protein, with translation MGVTGPIRVVVAKPGLDGHDRGAKVIARALRDAGMEVIYTGLHQTPEQIVDTAIQEDADAIGLSILSGAHNTLFVKVLELLKDRDAEDIKVFGGGIIPDADIAPLKEKGVAEIFTPGATTASIVEWVNANVRVAA, from the coding sequence ATGGGTGTGACCGGTCCGATCCGCGTGGTGGTCGCCAAGCCGGGCCTCGACGGCCACGATCGCGGGGCCAAGGTGATCGCGCGGGCGCTGCGCGATGCCGGTATGGAGGTCATCTACACCGGTCTCCACCAGACTCCCGAGCAGATCGTCGACACCGCGATCCAGGAGGACGCCGACGCGATCGGTCTCTCCATTCTCTCGGGCGCGCACAACACGCTCTTCGTGAAGGTCCTGGAACTGCTCAAGGACCGGGACGCGGAGGACATCAAGGTCTTCGGCGGCGGCATCATCCCGGACGCGGACATCGCGCCGCTCAAGGAGAAGGGCGTGGCGGAGATCTTCACGCCGGGCGCGACGACCGCTTCCATCGTCGAATGGGTGAACGCGAACGTCCGCGTGGCGGCCTGA
- a CDS encoding esterase/lipase family protein yields the protein MELSKVTALMKATALELAILTGHLVLYPSGIAAERLSPSCPATDPAAGASTDPATGPDATIAPGMRPVVLLHGFVDNRSVFVLLRRVLNRHGRGCVESLNYSPLTCDLRSAAELLGRRVEEIRARTGHAEVDIVGHSLGGLVARYYVQRLGGDTRVRTLVMLGTPHSGTTVAPLADAHPLVRQMRPGSPVLRELAGPAPGCRTRFVSFWSDLDQVMVPVETARLDHPDLLVHNVRVSGIGHLALPVHPTVAAGVLGALDAGGPVAPGAHEGEPGATSVA from the coding sequence ATGGAGCTCTCCAAGGTCACCGCCCTGATGAAGGCCACCGCCTTGGAGCTCGCGATCCTCACCGGGCATCTCGTCCTCTACCCCTCCGGGATCGCGGCCGAGCGCCTCTCCCCCTCCTGTCCCGCCACCGACCCGGCCGCCGGTGCCTCCACGGACCCGGCCACCGGTCCCGACGCGACGATCGCCCCGGGGATGCGCCCGGTCGTCCTGCTGCACGGCTTCGTCGACAACCGCTCCGTCTTCGTCCTGTTGCGCCGTGTCCTCAACCGGCACGGCCGTGGCTGCGTCGAGTCGCTCAACTACTCGCCGCTCACCTGCGACCTGCGGAGCGCCGCCGAGCTGCTCGGGCGGCGGGTGGAGGAGATCCGCGCCCGCACGGGACACGCCGAGGTCGACATCGTCGGGCACAGCCTGGGCGGGCTCGTCGCCCGTTATTACGTACAGCGCCTGGGCGGTGACACCAGGGTGCGTACCCTCGTCATGCTCGGCACCCCGCACTCCGGCACCACCGTGGCCCCGCTCGCCGACGCCCATCCGCTGGTGCGGCAGATGCGCCCCGGTTCGCCGGTCCTGCGGGAGCTGGCCGGCCCCGCGCCCGGCTGCCGGACGCGGTTCGTGAGCTTCTGGAGCGATCTCGACCAGGTGATGGTGCCGGTCGAGACCGCGCGCCTCGACCACCCCGACCTTCTCGTGCACAACGTCCGGGTCAGCGGCATCGGCCATCTCGCGCTGCCCGTCCACCCGACGGTGGCCGCCGGGGTGCTCGGCGCCCTGGACGCCGGCGGACCGGTGGCTCCGGGCGCTCACGAAGGGGAACCCGGCGCAACCTCGGTCGCCTGA